One Deinococcus sp. LM3 genomic region harbors:
- the hisG gene encoding ATP phosphoribosyltransferase, with the protein MTPAPTRSADHLTLALPKGRILEDAIALLSQAGLPLTMPEKSRALRHEFPGVTILELRNQDVPIYVDLGVADAGIVGKDVLIESGRTVYEPVDLKFAGCRLSLIREVGATGEITRVGTKYPRAARAYLHSRGITAETVKLSGNIELACLTGLADAVVDLVQTGGTLKANNLEEVEVLFHSTARLIVNRAALKVRAARLRPLIENLRALTAQ; encoded by the coding sequence GTGACCCCCGCCCCCACCCGCAGCGCCGACCACCTGACCCTGGCGCTGCCCAAGGGCCGCATCCTGGAGGACGCCATCGCGCTGCTCTCGCAGGCGGGCCTGCCGCTGACCATGCCGGAAAAATCCCGCGCGCTGCGGCACGAGTTCCCCGGCGTGACCATCCTGGAACTGCGCAACCAGGACGTGCCGATCTACGTGGACCTGGGCGTGGCCGACGCCGGGATCGTCGGCAAGGACGTGCTGATCGAGTCGGGCCGCACCGTGTACGAACCGGTGGACCTGAAGTTTGCCGGGTGCCGCCTGTCCCTGATCCGCGAGGTCGGCGCGACCGGCGAGATCACCCGCGTGGGCACCAAGTACCCCCGCGCGGCCCGCGCGTACCTGCACTCGCGGGGCATCACGGCCGAGACCGTGAAACTCAGCGGGAACATCGAACTGGCCTGCCTGACCGGACTGGCCGACGCGGTCGTGGACCTCGTGCAGACCGGCGGCACCCTGAAAGCCAACAACCTCGAGGAAGTCGAGGTGCTGTTCCACTCGACCGCGCGCCTGATCGTGAACCGCGCCGCCCTGAAAGTCCGCGCCGCGCGCCTGCGCCCCCTGATCGAGAACCTGCGCGCCCTGACCGCGCAGTGA
- a CDS encoding ATP phosphoribosyltransferase regulatory subunit, translated as MPGVSSSAARPSNRPSARAGFIPEGTRDVLPPEWSQREALRARLSACFSAWGYRGVEVPALEFASADHPQDALAFKLIDSGGQVLSLRSEFTTAVGRLVRSRFPQGPFPLRLQYGGRLWLRALNSELGRLREFNQMGVELIGVQTAQSDAELLHLAAAALETAGVQAQLEVGYPGFVDAVLEDAGLNGEARAAVHDAIDRKSGADVDLLAAQHGLSGAVRGTLHALTDLYGGPEVLDAAQALAPGLRAQEAVAHLRRVAALYGGPLLFDLGVSRRYGYYTGLTFRAYSAGLNQPVLGGGRYDLPGGLPGAGFAVGLERLMQALAPVLPPEPEVVLALDLASARAARAQGLHAELAWTDDTAELRAFSAARGIRRWVSDSPSGLTFTELAFTDLNSAEVTL; from the coding sequence ATGCCGGGCGTGAGTTCGTCCGCTGCCCGTCCGTCCAACCGTCCGTCCGCCCGTGCCGGGTTCATTCCGGAAGGCACGCGCGACGTGCTGCCGCCCGAGTGGTCGCAGCGCGAGGCCCTGCGCGCCCGCCTGAGTGCGTGTTTCAGCGCGTGGGGGTACCGGGGGGTGGAGGTCCCGGCGCTGGAGTTCGCCAGCGCGGACCATCCGCAGGACGCCCTGGCGTTCAAACTGATCGATTCGGGCGGGCAGGTGCTGTCGCTGCGCAGCGAGTTCACGACCGCCGTGGGCCGGCTGGTCCGCTCGCGCTTCCCGCAGGGGCCGTTCCCGCTGCGCCTCCAGTACGGGGGGCGGCTGTGGCTGCGCGCCCTGAACAGCGAACTGGGCCGCCTGCGTGAATTCAACCAGATGGGCGTGGAGCTGATCGGCGTGCAGACCGCGCAGTCCGACGCGGAGCTGCTGCACCTCGCGGCGGCGGCGCTGGAGACGGCGGGCGTGCAGGCGCAACTGGAAGTCGGGTATCCGGGCTTCGTGGACGCCGTGCTGGAGGACGCCGGCCTGAACGGCGAGGCGCGCGCGGCCGTGCACGACGCCATCGACCGTAAGAGCGGCGCGGACGTGGACCTGCTGGCCGCGCAGCACGGCCTGAGCGGCGCGGTGCGCGGCACGCTGCACGCCCTGACCGACCTGTACGGCGGCCCCGAGGTGCTGGACGCCGCGCAGGCCCTCGCGCCGGGCCTGCGGGCGCAGGAGGCCGTGGCCCACCTGCGCCGGGTGGCGGCGCTGTACGGCGGGCCGCTGCTGTTCGACCTGGGCGTCAGCCGCCGCTACGGGTACTACACGGGCCTGACGTTCCGGGCGTACTCGGCGGGCCTGAACCAGCCGGTGCTGGGCGGCGGCCGCTACGACCTGCCGGGCGGGCTGCCCGGCGCGGGCTTCGCGGTGGGGCTGGAACGGCTGATGCAGGCGCTCGCGCCGGTCCTGCCGCCCGAGCCGGAGGTGGTGCTGGCGCTGGACCTCGCGTCGGCGCGGGCGGCGCGGGCGCAGGGCCTGCACGCGGAACTCGCCTGGACGGACGACACGGCCGAACTGCGGGCCTTCAGCGCGGCGCGCGGCATCCGCCGCTGGGTCAGCGATTCCCCCTCGGGCCTGACCTTCACGGAGCTGGCTTTCACCGACCTGAACAGCGCGGAGGTGACGCTGTGA
- a CDS encoding Fe-S cluster assembly protein HesB, whose product MPARRPPAPPAAPPTVPATFARVSDRLETRYLPGGPAPLAGRPETLLASLIRTILGQQNTRAAADRQYAALRETYPRWEAALLDGSDGIEGTLKAAGGGLHRSKARHLHALLEALDDTGTLSLEGLRDLPDPAARARLEALPGVGRHTASLLLLFDLRRAAMPVEGNLDRLARRLEWVPGSWTPARVERWFDALTPRTWEARAALHVAGVRHGREVCTARHPRCDTCVLSDLCPSAALLGPA is encoded by the coding sequence ATGCCCGCCCGCCGCCCACCCGCGCCGCCCGCAGCGCCTCCCACCGTGCCGGCCACCTTCGCGCGGGTCAGCGACCGACTGGAAACCCGGTACCTGCCCGGCGGCCCCGCCCCCCTCGCGGGCCGCCCGGAGACGCTGCTGGCCAGCCTGATCCGCACCATCCTGGGCCAGCAGAACACCCGCGCCGCCGCCGACCGGCAGTACGCGGCGCTGCGGGAAACGTACCCCCGCTGGGAGGCCGCGTTGCTCGACGGCTCCGACGGGATCGAGGGCACCCTGAAGGCGGCGGGCGGCGGCCTGCACCGCAGCAAGGCCCGCCACCTCCACGCGCTGCTGGAGGCGCTGGACGACACCGGAACACTGAGCCTGGAGGGCCTGCGCGACCTGCCGGACCCCGCCGCCCGCGCCCGCCTGGAAGCGCTGCCCGGCGTGGGCCGCCACACCGCCAGCCTGCTGCTGCTGTTCGACCTGCGCCGCGCCGCCATGCCGGTCGAGGGGAACCTGGACCGCCTGGCCCGCCGCCTGGAATGGGTGCCCGGCAGCTGGACCCCGGCCCGCGTGGAACGCTGGTTCGACGCCCTCACGCCCCGCACCTGGGAGGCCCGCGCGGCCCTGCACGTCGCGGGCGTCCGGCACGGGCGGGAGGTCTGCACGGCCCGCCACCCGCGCTGCGACACCTGCGTCCTGTCGGACCTGTGTCCGTCGGCGGCGCTGCTCGGCCCGGCCTGA
- a CDS encoding 3'(2'),5'-bisphosphate nucleotidase CysQ, translating to MTAAHDLSHELSVASGVAREAGALLQAHLRAGFTVEHKTSADDPVTVADREASTLIMTALAAAFPDDGLLSEEETDDRARLNHDRVWIVDPIDGTREYSTGLPDYCVSIGLAVGGQPVLGVVYAPETDELFTGVVGQGAFLNGQPVRAPHAGPDWRIAVSDTEHRRELHATPLSGMKPSGSIALKLARIAAAQADATFTMSPAASGTSPPGTPCCAPPGAT from the coding sequence ATGACCGCTGCCCACGATCTCTCCCATGAACTCTCGGTCGCCTCCGGGGTGGCCCGCGAGGCCGGGGCGCTGCTGCAGGCGCACCTGCGCGCCGGATTCACGGTGGAACACAAGACCAGCGCCGACGATCCCGTCACGGTCGCCGACCGCGAGGCCTCCACGCTGATCATGACCGCCCTGGCCGCTGCCTTCCCCGACGACGGCCTGCTCAGCGAGGAGGAAACCGACGACCGCGCCCGCCTGAACCACGACCGCGTGTGGATCGTGGACCCCATCGACGGCACCCGCGAGTACTCCACGGGCCTGCCGGACTACTGCGTCAGCATCGGCCTCGCCGTGGGCGGACAGCCCGTGCTGGGCGTCGTGTACGCCCCGGAAACCGACGAACTGTTCACGGGCGTGGTGGGCCAGGGCGCATTCCTGAACGGCCAGCCCGTCCGGGCCCCGCACGCCGGCCCGGACTGGCGCATCGCCGTGTCCGACACCGAGCACCGCCGCGAACTGCACGCCACCCCCCTGAGCGGCATGAAACCCAGCGGCAGCATCGCCCTGAAACTCGCGCGGATCGCCGCCGCGCAGGCCGACGCGACCTTCACCATGTCCCCCGCAGCGAGTGGGACATCGCCGCCGGGCACGCCCTGCTGCGCGCCGCCGGGGGCGACCTGA
- a CDS encoding GNAT family protein produces the protein MIDLPPSVTLKALLDLTPAEWRTLHSFFRSRELADWNDAKPIRMPEWLFRRVMQDEERTGERHGFGVMDEQGRLIGSAELYDLRPPPPLTATVATLGVMIGLPELWGRGYGRQAVQALLRWAFQERDFPLSRIRLTTFGHNRRAQRAFLACGFREVGRSERQGRTDVHMELTRSEWLALQTDALQESPDPSAPEGE, from the coding sequence ATGATCGACCTTCCACCCTCCGTCACCCTCAAGGCCCTGCTGGACCTCACGCCCGCCGAGTGGCGCACCCTGCACTCCTTCTTCCGCAGCCGCGAACTGGCCGACTGGAACGACGCCAAACCCATCCGCATGCCCGAATGGCTGTTCCGGCGCGTCATGCAGGACGAGGAACGCACCGGCGAACGCCACGGCTTCGGCGTCATGGACGAACAGGGCCGCCTGATCGGCAGCGCCGAACTGTACGACCTGCGCCCCCCACCCCCCCTGACCGCCACCGTCGCCACGCTCGGCGTGATGATCGGCCTGCCCGAACTGTGGGGACGCGGCTACGGCCGTCAGGCCGTGCAGGCGCTGCTGCGCTGGGCCTTTCAGGAACGGGACTTCCCGCTGTCCCGCATCCGCCTGACCACCTTCGGCCACAATCGCCGCGCGCAGCGGGCCTTCCTCGCCTGCGGTTTCCGCGAGGTAGGCCGCAGCGAACGGCAGGGCCGCACCGACGTGCACATGGAACTCACCCGCAGCGAATGGCTGGCCCTTCAGACAGACGCCCTTCAGGAGTCCCCGGACCCCTCCGCTCCCGAAGGGGAATAA
- a CDS encoding NAD(P)-dependent oxidoreductase, giving the protein MRVLLPDLPDFRALSQPDEGGVPGVTLDHYDRAHVPDGPADGVVLWMTGAQTRERLLQVPGLKWVLTLTAGIDHVQGQLPDGVALFNASRLHDRAVAVHALSGLLAAARGLHTFRDAQGRSQWASPALPTDSRLGTLDGLNIVLWGYGHIGRNLEELLAPHGAHVRGIRSTTPTDERDELLRAADWVILLLPSTPDTRGIVNADTLALLKPGAWLMNVGRGNLIVTDDLVQALQDHRLGGAFLDVTDPEPLPATHPLWQLPNVIITPHVASTTTDLVRRGAHLTRDFLIDLQQGHEPDGRVTAGRTY; this is encoded by the coding sequence ATGCGTGTCCTGCTGCCAGACCTGCCCGACTTCCGCGCCCTGAGCCAGCCCGACGAGGGAGGCGTGCCCGGCGTCACCCTCGACCACTACGACCGCGCGCACGTCCCGGACGGCCCGGCCGACGGCGTGGTCCTGTGGATGACCGGCGCCCAGACCCGCGAACGCCTGTTGCAGGTGCCGGGCCTGAAGTGGGTGCTGACCCTGACCGCCGGCATCGACCACGTGCAGGGCCAGCTGCCAGACGGCGTGGCCCTGTTCAACGCCAGCCGCCTGCACGACCGCGCCGTCGCCGTGCACGCCCTGAGCGGCCTGCTCGCCGCCGCGCGCGGCCTGCACACCTTCCGGGACGCGCAGGGCCGCTCGCAGTGGGCCAGCCCGGCCCTGCCCACCGACTCGCGCCTGGGCACCCTGGACGGCCTGAACATCGTCCTGTGGGGCTACGGGCACATCGGCCGGAACCTCGAAGAACTCCTCGCGCCGCACGGCGCGCACGTGCGCGGCATCCGCAGCACCACCCCCACCGACGAACGCGACGAACTGCTGCGCGCCGCCGACTGGGTGATCCTGCTGCTCCCCAGCACCCCCGACACGCGCGGCATCGTGAACGCCGACACGCTGGCCCTCCTGAAACCCGGCGCGTGGCTCATGAACGTCGGGCGCGGCAACCTGATCGTCACGGACGACCTCGTGCAGGCCCTTCAGGACCACCGGCTGGGCGGCGCGTTCCTCGACGTGACCGACCCCGAACCCCTGCCCGCCACGCACCCGCTGTGGCAGCTGCCGAACGTGATCATCACCCCGCACGTCGCCAGCACCACCACCGACCTCGTCCGGCGCGGCGCACACCTGACCCGCGACTTCCTGATCGACCTGCAACAGGGCCACGAACCCGACGGCCGCGTCACCGCCGGACGCACCTACTGA
- a CDS encoding methyltransferase, producing MNRDRTLVAAQFALLTVILAGERRGRGRPRSVRAAGAALGAGGLCLLVWSGRTLGRNLTPLPTPVAGGSLVQRGPYRHVRHPIYTALLLLAGGWTVARGGRVSVVGALLLAGLLRHKAGIEDAALAELHPDHAAYRARTGAFLPRLPPR from the coding sequence ATGAACCGCGACCGGACGCTCGTGGCCGCGCAGTTCGCCCTGCTGACCGTCATCCTGGCCGGGGAGCGGCGGGGGAGAGGTCGGCCCCGATCCGTCCGGGCGGCAGGCGCGGCGCTGGGCGCAGGTGGCCTGTGCCTGCTCGTCTGGAGCGGGCGCACGCTGGGCCGCAACCTCACGCCGCTGCCCACCCCGGTCGCGGGCGGCAGTCTCGTGCAGCGCGGCCCGTACCGGCATGTGCGGCACCCGATCTACACGGCGTTGCTGCTGCTGGCAGGCGGCTGGACAGTCGCGCGCGGTGGGCGGGTCAGCGTTGTGGGCGCCCTCCTGCTCGCAGGCCTGCTGCGGCACAAGGCCGGGATCGAGGACGCCGCGCTGGCCGAACTTCACCCCGACCACGCCGCGTACCGGGCGCGCACCGGGGCGTTCCTGCCGCGCCTGCCCCCGCGCTGA